In the Candidatus Baltobacteraceae bacterium genome, one interval contains:
- a CDS encoding MmgE/PrpD family protein, translating to MTVSERLAEFASGPLELPHDVSQMAKEIIANALALALASWEVEPASIAFGIVESFRTPEQATVWGRNVRVGVGWAALVNGIAVHFEDYDDTHMRTLLHPGPVIVPAALAMFEYCNASSRVLLEGVVLGTEIAMRIGNGISPAHYERGWHVTSTMGRIGASIAAARIAGLSAEQMRNSIAIAALETGGVTAALGTMTKPFHPGKAAFDGIEAVLLAQYGVAGAAEAIEGESGLAALMSDHVDIDVILDGLGERWEILTNSFKPYSCGLVSHPIIDAAIELRGRVAPEEIASIDVTAHPLVLDLMGKRDPQNGLESKFSAHHCAAIGFLYGEGGPKQFSDACAREATVRELRDKVTIEPSDGVAVGGVRMSVRDRNGRTEHAEVLHATGSIENPMSPAQLSTKAKALLGERFEQLRQQLSSYGIST from the coding sequence ATGACCGTTTCCGAACGGCTCGCCGAGTTTGCGTCCGGACCGCTTGAGCTCCCGCACGATGTCTCGCAGATGGCGAAAGAGATCATCGCCAACGCGCTGGCGCTTGCGCTTGCGAGCTGGGAAGTTGAGCCCGCTTCGATTGCGTTTGGGATCGTCGAGAGTTTCCGAACTCCCGAGCAGGCAACCGTTTGGGGACGGAACGTGCGCGTCGGCGTTGGTTGGGCCGCTTTGGTCAACGGTATTGCCGTGCACTTCGAAGATTACGACGATACGCACATGCGCACGCTCTTGCATCCTGGACCGGTGATCGTTCCCGCGGCCCTCGCGATGTTCGAGTACTGCAACGCATCGAGTCGCGTGTTGCTGGAAGGCGTCGTGCTCGGCACGGAAATTGCAATGCGCATCGGCAACGGCATTAGCCCCGCACATTACGAGCGCGGCTGGCACGTCACGAGCACGATGGGACGCATCGGTGCGAGCATAGCAGCCGCGCGGATTGCAGGTTTGTCCGCCGAGCAGATGCGCAACTCCATCGCAATCGCGGCGCTCGAAACGGGCGGCGTCACGGCGGCACTCGGCACGATGACAAAGCCGTTCCATCCGGGGAAGGCAGCATTCGACGGAATCGAAGCCGTGCTGTTGGCGCAATACGGCGTCGCGGGAGCGGCGGAGGCAATCGAAGGCGAATCGGGTCTAGCTGCGCTGATGAGCGATCACGTCGACATCGATGTAATCCTGGATGGACTCGGCGAGCGTTGGGAGATCCTAACGAACAGCTTCAAGCCGTACTCGTGCGGCTTGGTCAGTCACCCGATCATCGATGCAGCGATTGAGCTTCGTGGGCGAGTCGCGCCCGAGGAAATCGCCAGCATCGATGTTACCGCGCACCCGCTGGTTCTCGATCTCATGGGGAAGAGGGATCCGCAGAACGGCCTGGAGAGCAAATTCAGCGCGCATCACTGCGCGGCGATCGGGTTCTTGTACGGCGAGGGCGGACCGAAGCAATTCTCCGATGCCTGTGCACGCGAAGCCACGGTGCGTGAACTGCGCGACAAGGTGACGATCGAGCCTTCAGACGGCGTTGCCGTCGGTGGGGTGCGCATGAGCGTGCGCGACCGCAACGGGCGAACCGAGCACGCCGAAGTTCTGCATGCGACCGGCAGTATCGAAAACCCGATGTCTCCCGCGCAGCTCTCAACCAAGGCTAAAGCACTCTTAGGTGAGCGTTTCGAGCAATTGCGTCAGCAGCTTTCGAGCTACGGGATAAGTACCTAG